Proteins encoded by one window of Anguilla rostrata isolate EN2019 chromosome 9, ASM1855537v3, whole genome shotgun sequence:
- the ecscr gene encoding endothelial cell-specific chemotaxis regulator isoform X3 yields the protein MDSAFWYLFLLVPTDSWLLVSAQTPNAPATQTETANGTISLSTPAQPTTGKHFLTETSTSVPEDKRTTNPGNTRCTETTSYPPAGTSACQPTTGTTTVRPVSTAAAGLPPMPGTSSAHPTGSEASSSPSPTTGNSLTTLAFGVMSFILILIVVMVGLVTAIHLRGRCNSAKEEGKKSGDSVVSESQLTSNGEKESITLVSVKTINTETDTDSPQVSSIHSTTLDSEEQELRRDLLNIKQV from the exons ATGGATTCTGCGTTCTGGTACCTGTTTCTCCTCGTCCCAACAG ACAGCTGGCTGCTCGTCTCAGCTCAAACTCCCAACGCTCCCGCAACCCAGACTGAGACAGCCAACGGGACCATTTCACTGAGCACACCTGCTCAACCCACCACAG GTAAACATTTCCTGACTGAGACCTCTACGTCAGTTCCAGAAGACAAAAGGACAACAAACCCAG GAAATACCAGATGCACAGAGACGACATCATATCCTCCAGCAGGCACAAGCGCCTGTCAGCCTACCACGGGCACCACCACTGTCCGACCAG TGTCAACAGCAGCTGCAGGGTTACCCCCAATGCCAGGAACTTCCTCCGCACATCCCACAGGGTCTGAAGCTTCGTCCTCCCCCAGTCCCACTACAGGAAACAGCCTGACCACTCTCGCCTTTG GGGTGATGAGTTTTATCCTCATCCTGATCGTTGTCATGGTGGGTCTAGTCACAGCTATCCACCTGAGAGGGCGATGCAACAGTGCTAAAGAAGAag GCAAAAAGAGTGGAGATTCTGTGGTGTCTGAAAG CCAGCTAACATCGAACGGGGAAAAGGAAAGCATAACTTTGGTCTCTGTGAAGACGATAAACACTGAAACTG ATACAGATTCGCCTCAGGTCTCTTCGATCCACAGCACCACGCTGGACAGTGAGGAGCAGGAACTACGCAGAGACCTGCTCAATATTAAG cagGTGTAA
- the ecscr gene encoding endothelial cell-specific chemotaxis regulator isoform X1, whose translation MDSAFWYLFLLVPTDSWLLVSAQTPNAPATQTETANGTISLSTPAQPTTGKYFLTETSTSIPEDKRTTTPVVPLSVTSQTTPPAQNEPTTAPATSVTEAKSSTYSPTTNISGKHFLTETSTSVPEDKRTTNPGNTRCTETTSYPPAGTSACQPTTGTTTVRPVSTAAAGLPPMPGTSSAHPTGSEASSSPSPTTGNSLTTLAFGVMSFILILIVVMVGLVTAIHLRGRCNSAKEEGKKSGDSVVSESQLTSNGEKESITLVSVKTINTETDTDSPQVSSIHSTTLDSEEQELRRDLLNIKQV comes from the exons ATGGATTCTGCGTTCTGGTACCTGTTTCTCCTCGTCCCAACAG ACAGCTGGCTGCTCGTCTCAGCTCAAACTCCCAACGCTCCCGCAACCCAGACTGAGACAGCCAACGGGACCATTTCACTGAGCACACCTGCTCAACCCACCACAG GTAAATATTTCCTGACTGAGACCTCAACATCAATCCCAGAAGATAAGAGGACAACAACTCCAG TGGTTCCattgtctgtgacatcacaaaccaCTCCTCCTGCTCAGAATGAACCTACAACAGCACCTGCAACCTCAGTAACTGAGGCTAAATCCTCTACATACTCACCCACAACCAATATCTCAG GTAAACATTTCCTGACTGAGACCTCTACGTCAGTTCCAGAAGACAAAAGGACAACAAACCCAG GAAATACCAGATGCACAGAGACGACATCATATCCTCCAGCAGGCACAAGCGCCTGTCAGCCTACCACGGGCACCACCACTGTCCGACCAG TGTCAACAGCAGCTGCAGGGTTACCCCCAATGCCAGGAACTTCCTCCGCACATCCCACAGGGTCTGAAGCTTCGTCCTCCCCCAGTCCCACTACAGGAAACAGCCTGACCACTCTCGCCTTTG GGGTGATGAGTTTTATCCTCATCCTGATCGTTGTCATGGTGGGTCTAGTCACAGCTATCCACCTGAGAGGGCGATGCAACAGTGCTAAAGAAGAag GCAAAAAGAGTGGAGATTCTGTGGTGTCTGAAAG CCAGCTAACATCGAACGGGGAAAAGGAAAGCATAACTTTGGTCTCTGTGAAGACGATAAACACTGAAACTG ATACAGATTCGCCTCAGGTCTCTTCGATCCACAGCACCACGCTGGACAGTGAGGAGCAGGAACTACGCAGAGACCTGCTCAATATTAAG cagGTGTAA
- the ecscr gene encoding endothelial cell-specific chemotaxis regulator isoform X2: protein MDSAFWYLFLLVPTDSWLLVSAQTPNAPATQTETANGTISLSTPAQPTTGKYFLTETSTSIPEDKRTTTPVVPLSVTSQTTPPAQNEPTTAPATSVTEAKSSTYSPTTNISGKHFLTETSTSVPEDKRTTNPGNTRCTETTSYPPAGTSACQPTTGTTTVRPVSTAAAGLPPMPGTSSAHPTGSEASSSPSPTTGNSLTTLAFGVMSFILILIVVMVGLVTAIHLRGRCNSAKEEGKKSGDSVVSESQLTSNGEKESITLVSVKTINTETDTDSPQVSSIHSTTLDSEEQELRRDLLNIKV, encoded by the exons ATGGATTCTGCGTTCTGGTACCTGTTTCTCCTCGTCCCAACAG ACAGCTGGCTGCTCGTCTCAGCTCAAACTCCCAACGCTCCCGCAACCCAGACTGAGACAGCCAACGGGACCATTTCACTGAGCACACCTGCTCAACCCACCACAG GTAAATATTTCCTGACTGAGACCTCAACATCAATCCCAGAAGATAAGAGGACAACAACTCCAG TGGTTCCattgtctgtgacatcacaaaccaCTCCTCCTGCTCAGAATGAACCTACAACAGCACCTGCAACCTCAGTAACTGAGGCTAAATCCTCTACATACTCACCCACAACCAATATCTCAG GTAAACATTTCCTGACTGAGACCTCTACGTCAGTTCCAGAAGACAAAAGGACAACAAACCCAG GAAATACCAGATGCACAGAGACGACATCATATCCTCCAGCAGGCACAAGCGCCTGTCAGCCTACCACGGGCACCACCACTGTCCGACCAG TGTCAACAGCAGCTGCAGGGTTACCCCCAATGCCAGGAACTTCCTCCGCACATCCCACAGGGTCTGAAGCTTCGTCCTCCCCCAGTCCCACTACAGGAAACAGCCTGACCACTCTCGCCTTTG GGGTGATGAGTTTTATCCTCATCCTGATCGTTGTCATGGTGGGTCTAGTCACAGCTATCCACCTGAGAGGGCGATGCAACAGTGCTAAAGAAGAag GCAAAAAGAGTGGAGATTCTGTGGTGTCTGAAAG CCAGCTAACATCGAACGGGGAAAAGGAAAGCATAACTTTGGTCTCTGTGAAGACGATAAACACTGAAACTG ATACAGATTCGCCTCAGGTCTCTTCGATCCACAGCACCACGCTGGACAGTGAGGAGCAGGAACTACGCAGAGACCTGCTCAATATTAAG GTGTAA